The nucleotide window AGGGCAGGTGGCACGGGTTTCCTAAAAATGGGATTCAAGTGCCACTGGCTCGTTGTTGTCGTCCGGTATAAGGGTGCTTTATAAGGTCATGGTGCCCGATTCAAACATGGGGGCTGATTTAGAAAAGCGTTTGGGGCTGACAGCGTAATGGTTGAGAGTGAGGCCTTTAGAAATATCAGCGGGCCATTGTGGCCGCCACCTGCCGCATGTGGCTCTTAGCACTTCAGATGTGCTAGAAGTGTGAAATGCACACCTGATTTGGAAGACGTAGTACAAACAAAAGGAAGTAACAGTAatgctgttaaatatttttaagtggattacatgttgaaatgataacagTTTGGGGTGGTATATCGTGTTAAATAAGATACTTAAAGTtcatttctcttgtttgtttttactttagtgTAATTTTAAATTACCTGCCAGCCTGACATCCTGTTTCTGTCGGGCAGTGCTGCCCCACATCTGAGTTCCGAGCCTGCCTTCTCCCCTCAGCTGGGTACTCAAGCCATTTATGTGATTTCTTTGGACCTGAGTTTCCTTCTCTGGGAAACGAGGGCAGTGATACCTTCCTCGCAGGACTATAATTGGGTTTGAATGAGAAAGTGCACGTAAAATCCTAGTGCAGTccttagcacatagtaagtgctcatgaAACGGTGGCTGATATTTATTTCAATAGGGCCCCAAGTATACAGGCTCCCTGAGGGTCTTCGTCGGTCTTGGGACAGCCTGCAGGAGTTAAATCCAGTGGCTTctgggaggagggtgagggatgAGAAGGGACGAGAATGCAGTGCCCGCGGGGCAGGCAGGCATGGGGCGGCCAGCCTGGATGGTGTCCAGCCAGGCAGCAAGCAGCCCACGTACCAGCCTGCTCCGTCCCAGGCTTGCCCAGCCCTGGggagacctgagccaaactccTTTGGGTGGGTCTCTGGCCGGCACCAGGAGAAAAGAACCAGAGGGAGAAGCTGGCTCAGGGCCCCTGCGTGTTGTGTTGGCGAAGCAGCCCCCGCTTGAGCATATGTTTCTCTCCAGGATCCCACCCCAGTTGGGCTCCCAAGAGGGGCCTTCCCACTGGGAAACAGGAAGGACAGGACCAGGGGCTAGAGTAGCTCCTTTTTTGCCAATGGAGGTGTCCGACATCCCTCAGTCCGTACAGACCTGGGCGGGAAAGGTCCTCTAGGGTGAACTGAAGCCATATCAGGACCATGGGGCAGCGGGCAGTGGCAGCCAAGCCCTCTGTACCCTGGGTGAGGAGAGGATACCTTTAAACCTAGGGCTCTGGTCTGAGCTCCTGGTCACTTCCCAACCTGCCCTAAGGACAGTGCCCCCTTGCTGCCCAGTCATATGTCACCCTCAGGCCAGGCCAGCTCTCGCCATCCATCATGGCTTCCTTGAAGAGCTGGTACCAGGCCCAAGCTTGTGTGTCCAGAGTCCCATGGAACAACTGAGCTGCCTCCCAGAGCAGTCACGGTGCCTTAATGCCCAGCATACCCTGTGTCCCACCCCCACCAGAACAGCCAGGactccttccccaccttcccccctcccctcacccaccccatTGTTGGGGCTGATCTCCCTGTGTGGGGCAGCAAGCATCAATCTTATCTGCAAAAACAAGAGCCCTTGGCTGGGttgggttgggggaagggcaggcttGGGAGGTGAGGGTCACCTCTGTTGTTCCCTTAGCCACCCCGGTGGTCTTCCTGCTCTTTCAACCCATTCCTTCTGGGACCCACAGCTGGCTGGCCTTCTGGAAGCAACCTGGCTATTTTCTATAGGGCCATCACCATGACACCGatcagggaggggctgggctcaTTGGGGCGTCGGCCCCCAGCAGCCCTCCCCTTAGGAGCAACAGGGAGCGGCCCTGGGCCTGCTCCCCAGAGACGGGCACTGGGATTAGGGTATCGACTTTCCTCAGCTTTCCAGGTGGCTGCTGGTGGCACCTATTGAATAACGTGCCCACAGTCCGCTCCCTGGGCTGCGTGGGTGGAGGTGACTGGGCGGCCActcggggctgggctgggctccctgggagagaagagagaatggagaggATGGCCACAGGGGCCTGTGACAGGATTTGGGACAGCCTCACAACCTGAGGGTGGGAGAAGACTCCAGGAGAAGAGTCTGGAGGCACTTCTCCTGATGGGGTCTTTTCTGGCAAGCTTGTCTGGTGTTGCTTGGAAGTGAGATTCAGACCCATccagccccccagcacccccccgccccgcgccagCCCATTTGCACTGCTCTTTGGCCACCGTTGCCTCTTGTTCCTTCCTCTTGCTTCCTGGTCTCCGccaggctcctcgctgagcaGATTCTGATTTTTGCTTCTGAGCTGTCATCGTTACTGGGAGCCCCACCTGGTACTCTGAACCCTCTTGAGGCCATGTTCCCCACGGGAAGTTGCCCGCCACGCACCAGGACCAGGATGGCCTGGACTTTCCATCTACCCTTTTCCCCAGAAGCAGAACCCAGGTCCTACTTCAGGTCTGGGGGTGCTGGGCCAGCCCTCCCCGCCAGATTCCCAGGGAGGCTGCCCCCGGGGACTCCTCATGCCAGCACCAGCCTCCACCCTGGCTGGGATGGGCTCCTTTGATGGGCTGACTCAGCAGCTGGCAGTGACACCTCCTGGAgacagctgggggaggggtggacagaaTCAGGCTGGTCTCTCTGGAGGAATTGGAAGCCTCCACCCCTCCTGTGGGAAGGGGACTTGGGAAGGAGGGAGCTAGTTGGGGCCGTTAAAGGTGTCTGAGCGCTTCAGAAAACCACCTGGTGCTTCTCCCTGCTCAGCTACCCCCAGAGGGCAGTGGAGCAGGTCCCAGTGCAGGGGAAAGGGAGCAATGGGGTAACTGAGCCCCATTTCCTCTAATCCTAATAGCTTGGTACTTGACAGAGGGGAGTGGGGTTCAAAGCAGGCCCTCCGGCTTTAATGACAGATCACCAGACACGGCGTCCAGGGAGATACGCAGAGGGATCAGGAAGGGAAGCCTCTAGCACAGAGACCCAGGCCGATTAATCGCCCTGCTGGCCAGGAGCACTCCcggagccaccaggctcccccaGCTCTGGCTGGAGCTCTGGCCGCAAGAAGCCTTAAGACCTTGAGCACCCGGAAGGAAGGCTGTGGTTTCATCAGCTACCAGCTGCCTCCCTGCAGAGACTGCAGCCACGGTGGGAGGGCGCACCACGGGAGGGCAACCCGTGTTTACGACTGACTCCTGCAGAGGCCCGGGCTCCAACTGGGCCTCCTCCCAGTCTGGACTTGGGTCCTTCAGGACCAGCCCACAAATGGTTTAAGGAACTCGGGGTCCAAGTCAGAGACCTGATTGGAGCTCTGGCTCTTGCACCGTAAAGCCCTATGACATCAGGCAGTGGGCTTAACATGTGGAGTCTCGGTTTCTCCGTCTTAAAAATGGGGGTGACCAGCCCCAGCCAGGTTGCTAGGGAAGGCTCTTTggagtgaggtggggaggagcaaggATGTCAGGGCTGCCCTgttccattccccccccccccccccccccccccgcccggtcTTGATTCTCCTCCCTACTTTCTCAGGGTGATCGTGAGCTCAGCCTGGCTGTGGAAAGCCGAGCCTGCCTGGTGGCACTGGTCAGACCTGTTCCTGCTCACCTCGGCCTGGGGGAGGGCTGGGCTGTCAGCTTTGTGGAGGGATTAGCTGGAGGGGAGAAGAGCCTCACTAACTCCGGAACAAGATCCCCTGGGGACTGGGAGGGCTGTGGGGGTTGGGCGGAGGGGAGAGATGAATGAGGCAGGTGGTGGCAGGGGGCCTCTTGGGACTGTGCCCTGCAGTGAGGAGCCCAGGGGACCTGGAGAGCTTGGGAGAAGGGAATGCTTCACGGCCCCTGGGGAGAGGGTGCCTCCGTGCCCCCggccacacacacactttttacgCTCACATCTTTGTCTTTGCTATTGTTCTGGGTTGAGCAGAGCCTGCTGGAAGAGAAGGGCCCAGGGCCTCTGGCCCAGATTAGGGTCCAACCATCACCTCTCCCTCCTAACTTCCTCTCCACAGCCCCCACCAACATCCTGAAACACAGGGAAAGACCTGCCTGGGCAGTTGAAGGAAGGCAAAGTCACCCTTCAGCCACCCCCCTgagagtggaggggtggggagccccAGATGGTAGCTGCCTCCTGGGGCTGGCAAGTTCGGGCAGGAGGCCTGTAagccctcctctccttccctgccctcccttgcCAGCTCTACTCCCAGCTTGGGACTGGCGTTTCAGAGCAAACtggcccccaccctcacccccagaatctctcttctctgcttcagGGGATTATTCATTAGTGTCCCCAACGCTGAGAAAGTCTACGAGTCCGAGTGCACAGGGATTTGGGAGTTGTAAAGTGTTTCTACCTATGCTAATTATCTCACTTGGCCTCAGAGCAACCCTGGGACCCTGGGAGGCAGGTGGCAAGAAGAATGGCCTATAAATGAGGAACCTAAGGCGCTAAGAAGGAaataacttgccccaggtcacataACTACTAAGTGGGGAAGCTGGCCCCTGGGCCAGTCAGGGTCTCGACTCCCGCCATTGCTCATTGCCTGGTGGCCTGTGGGGGGGATCACCAAGAGCTAGTAGACTGGCTGCTGCAGCCCTGCCCAGCCAGGCCTGGGAGGCGGGGGAGAGGGTCCCCCAAGCCAGGCCTCAGGCTCAGGGTTCTGGTCAGGGTTTCAGTTGCTTGGGCCTTGCACACCCAGATTCCCTCCATCATGTAAATGTGTCTCTAGGCCTGCAGCTTCTGAGCTAAGCTGCTTAAGTTGGACCAAGGATGGTGAAAAACATTTTCAGCAGAGTGTCTGAGTGCTTGAGAGAAACCTGCCTGAGCCCTTTCAGTAGGTCCCCACTCTGGGCTGCAGCCACACAGGGCTCCCTTCAGCCCAGCCCTGATTTCATGGCCCCTTCCCCGTTCAGGCTCCTTGGGGACCAACAGGTTCTTTGGGGTTCTATGGCTGCCTTTGCCCTCAGCCTTGGTTCTGCTGATGGGGGGTCCCTGTCCTGTCCAGGACCTCTGGCTGTGCTTCTCCCCAGTCTGTGGTCATCTGGctgcctgcttccttcctttcgGCTGGGCCATTTGGCTTGATGGGGAAAAGCTTTACTATAAACATGCTGACCAGCTTTCAGTAAAcacctgccctgcctcccccgcTGCAGAGATCTGGGTACAAAAGGGCCAGGGATCCCCAGTCACCTAGCCAGGCTGAACTTttagaggggagggagaaagtagCAATCAGAATAACACTATTTACCTTAGAATGTCACAAGGGGAGGGACTTGAGCTAATGTGGTCCTGCCTCCCATTTAATAGAAAAGGCGGCTGGCTTGGACAGGCACCTGAGCCGTTTGCTACAATGCCAAATCTCCGCACAGGTCTTCTGGGGCCCAGCCCAGCATTCTCAAATTGTCGAATTGTTCTGTGGGAGCTCAGCAAACTTGCGTTATTCCCCAGTGTTtctttgatgggggggggggggttggctaTCAGGCACAGGGCAGGGAGAGCGGGACCTCCAGTGATGGAGAATGGTCATAGACCCTCCTTTATCCCCACAGCATGAGCTTCGGCCTCGGCTCTGCACCATGAAGAAGGGTGCCAATGGCTACGGCTTCAACTTGCACAGCGATAAGTCCAAGCCAGGCCAGTTCATCCGGGCAGTGGACCCAGACTCACCTGCCGAGGCCTCGGGGCTCCGGGCTCAGGACCGCATCGTGGAGGTAGTGATTCTCACGCTCTTCCCAGGCCCTTCCTGACTGCATCCCCACAGATAAGCAATTCCTGGGGGAGCCATCACCCTGTCTGCTCCTTGGTTAGTCCATGGGGCCCAGGTAGCCCACAGATGCCAGgtagatggagggatggagggagggagggagggagggaggcaggcaggaagccagagagaggagaagagtgGTAAGTGGGTcggcaggaggggagggagggaggatggatggatggatgggtgggtggtggtggtggatgaTGGACGGACTTctttcctgcccccacctcctctggGCTCTTTACCAAGAGACAGGCTCAAgattcacccacccatccatcccagTGGATGTATGTGGCCACCTACAGAGTTTCCCACTGCTGGAGGCCTCCGTGCCAGCAGGTGCAGTCAAACACTCTTGTGCAGTGctcaggaggaaaggaaatgtgAACCTTGTGCCTCGGGCAGGCCCCAGAATCTCAGTCTTAGAACCTTAGAGCTGGAAGATCAGCTCTCCCAAGACTTCTCATTTTACACGTGAGCAAACCATGGCCCAGAGAGGGAAGTCGGACACAAGTACATAGAAACGCTAGGGCCCAACCCAGGCCTCCCCTATCTTTCCTGTCCCAGCTGTGTTTGTTTAgtcttttctccatattttctttggcttttctcaTGTGTCCTGCCTCCTCATTTGACTGTCAGGTGGGAGGACCACTTGGCTTACTTTAAGACTCCACAGGCAACTGGGCAGGGgggggcctcagtgtccccagacTGCCACCTGGCCGAGGACAAAGAGGACCATTTGTACCTCCCTCCACCTACCCCTCCGAAACTGTGCCGCTAACCCGTGTCCCCACCCACAGGTGAACGGGGTCTGTATGGAGGGCAAGCAGCACGCAGATGTGGTATCTGCCATCAAGGCTGGTGGGGACGAGACCAAGCTGCTGGTGGTAGACAAGGAAACCGATGAGTTCTTCAAGAAATGCAAAGTGACCCCGTCTCAGGAGCATCTGAACGGTGAGCTGGGTGGGGCAGCCGGAGGCCCCCAAATCAAGGATGTTGGCCAGTGCTCTAGATTTTACTGTGtcccaggggaggggtgggcagcttcctgcctcagctccctccctctccttcggGGGGGGGCCAAAGGTGGAGATTGGGAAGGGAGCCTGGTGTCAGGAGAGGAAGCGGGGATGGCAGTGGCTTTCTGAGGATGGCATATGACAGGGTGAGGCCGGCATGAGGGATGGCGAGACGGGACAGAGGCACTCATTCCCAGGCCAAAGCAGCAGCACCAGAGGGAAGCCTCAGCCCCCCATCCCCGCACCCCTCGCAGGTTCTCCAGGCAGTGCTGCCGCAAGGGAAGGGTTAACTCCAGCTCCGCTTGGTCAGATCAGAGTCCAGTGACAGGGGCCCAgtgcctcccctcccttctctcaggTTGTCTTGGAAACCCAGGCTCACTGGCTCTAGAGAGCAGTGGGTCCTTCCTTGGTCCCtgggcccctgccctccccatcccccatatTACACTGCCAAGCCTGGCACCTCCCCCTGCCCAAGTCCAAGCCAAACCGGGCAACCCTGCCACCCGAGGGCAGTGAGGAGTTAAGCAACCCTCACTCCCTGGTCTGGACTTTCTCCCTGGGAAAATGGCTCCtgggggagttggggaggggggtgtagGGTAGGTGGGACCTCTTTGGACTTTGCAGCGGGTGGGGCTTCCCTCAGGGTGTCAGGATTTTATTTGTAGGAGGGTGATCTACTCAAAGGTCCTGCCACAGACCCCTATCCCTAGGTGGAGGGGCCAGGtgggtcctggggtgggggtgggggggcggtccTGGAAGCAGGGATGGGTCAGGTGGAAGTCCCCCGCAGACTCTAGGCACGGGCGGTCAGGCACTGCCTCACCCTTGTTTCCCATGTTCATAGAAACCAGATAGCCCAGGTAGTTCCTTTCTTCAGTGAGGGcaaactgaggccccaagaagACCCAGCCTTCCTCTTGGCAACACGGTTTGGGGAAGACAGCTGGAATCTGGATTCCACGAGGCTCCTCCAATACCTTACCCTGCCGCCTCTGGCATCCTTCCCCCACCTACTCCTAAGAAATCAGCCCTCCGACATTCCTTCTTCTTATCTCTCTGGCTGGGTGGGATGGGCCCTGAGAACTACTGTGAGCGCAGCCTCGAGCCAGAGAAGCTGCACTGGGAGAGGCCTGGGGGCAGGTCTCCTCCCCAGGTGTCTCTCCTGCGGTCTCCAGgccgccctcctcctcccagctggGTGTAACTGTCTGCAAGAAGAATGCCCCCCTCTCAGCAGCTGCCTCCTGACCACATGAGACAGCCTGGCCCTCGTGGGGAAGGGGCCAGCATGGGGGGAGTGGGAGAGTGAGTGTCTCCGGGTCCCAGCAATCCCCTGCTTGGCCATCGCGGGAAGGCTGTGGGTAGCAACAAGGAGGAAATGATGAGAATCGGGTGTGCCTGCCGTCCAGGCCAGCAGGAAAGATGCACGATGACGTTAAACGAAGAGTTCAGAAGAAATCCACCCAGGCTGACCAGTCCCCAGAGGTGGAACGGGGACCCCAGGCTGGTGTCTCTCCTTCTGACCCCTCCTGCCACCACCAGTTTTCCCATGGCAGGGGGAGGGCACACTCAGGATACTGCCCTGAGCCCCCTCATCCCCTTGCCCTCACATTGGCAAGCACAAGGTGGGATTAGTTTCTCTTTCAGCCAAGGCAGGTACTAACCATAACCTGGGGTGTAGTTCCAATTCTGGTGACAGCATCACTACCTAGGAGCCATTTGAAAAATGTCGATTCCTAGGCCCattccagacccactgaatcaggcCCTAGTGCCAAGGCCCAGGGATCTGCTTCCCAGGTCTTAGGCAGCCAGCCTGGAATTTTATCCCCATCTAGAACATTGGTTTTCCAAATAGCTCATTACCCATcagtggttcatgagatcaactTAGCAGAGACCAGCATACTTCTTTGAACGAAACTGAATCAAAAACATTGGAGAGCATTGACGAAGCAGAAGGGGAAATGTTGTTTCGTGAAACTTCTGTTACACATGTgtagtctctgtgtgtgtgctgggTCACCAGAAAGTCAGACATACTTGTAGAAGGTTGCAGTCAAGATACTTAAACACTGACGTAGGGAACAAGGTCTAATTATGGCCTAAACCCCAAagctctccctcctctccaggcACCACTCTGTCCGCATTCCCCAGAGCTTCTGGACTCACCTCTGCTGTTTTTTCCTTCCCGTAGGTCCCCTGCCCGAGCCCTTTACCAATGGGGAGATCCGGAAGGTAAAGGCAGGCCCTCTAACACTTCTCTGGCTCTCATGCGGGGCTGCAGAAGGGTGGAAGGTGGCATGGTTGGGACAGGGACAGCTGTGTGGCTCAGGTTGAAACCCCCGTTTCCAAGCTGCTCCCTTCTGAGCTCCAAGCTATAGAACTGCCGGTGCACCCCTCAACCCCTGCCTAGCGCCAGGGcagtcaggagagagagaggcctggCCGGGCCCCTCTGCAGCCCGCCATCCTGGTGACAAACCCCGCCTCCAACTCCCCACCGTACAGAAGAGGCCTTTCTTCCCCCCAAGAACAGAGCTTCAGTGTCTGGACGCACGCTGCCTGGGCCCTGCTGCTTCCAGtctgggttggaagaacaaagcccctcctcccctcctccctgggcggaagggaagagaaggcagtggAGGCTGGGGAAGAGATGGTGGGGCCTGGTGCCAGCTGAGGCCGCAGAGGAACCCAGGCAGAGGCTGAGCACCAAGTCGGAGCCTTGGCCAAGACCTTCACTCCGAGACAGGCTGACTCAGAGTCAGACCACAGAGCTGGAGCTCTCTGCGGGGTCTACTGAAAGGTCTCCCCTCCCCAAGGGCTCCCCCCCAGGGCCCACCTGCACTTTGTGTCACCCCATTGGTGGGCCTAGAACTCTCATCAGCCTTATTCCTTCAAAGCCCTTCTTGGTTACTTTGGGGTAAAGGTTTCAAGATTCCTAGGGTCAAGTCCAAGTAAACAGGTAGGCCAGAAGGAATTCAGGGAGTATCACACATGTTCCCGGTGCCAAGCGGAGGCTCTCTGTGCCTTACCCTCCATGAAGCCCCTCCATGGTCATTGGCCCCAAAGGCTAGTCAACCCTGAAGGCTCCTtcgggagggctggggagggggttctGTGTGAGCAGTTCCGCTAATCCCACAACGGTCACTCCCACCTGGGTGGTGGAACCAGGCTGCCCTCTGATCCTTAGAGGAATGTAAAACTGTCAATCCCCGAGGGGCCCCGCCAGGCTCAGGCAGTGGGGCTTTGGGGTGGGTGTTAAAGGTTTGAGGGGAGCTTCTCTGACTGGGCACCGGTCTCCCCTGGGGGCTCCTCTCTTATTCAggactcccccaccccatcccttgcCAACCCACACCCCTCCTCTCTGTTTCAGGAGAACAGCCGTGAAGTCCTGGCTGAGGTAGCATCTGAGAGCCCCAGATCAGCCCTGGCAAGATCCACCTCCAGTGACACCAGTGAGGAGGTAGGCTGCCTGGGTGGGCGGGCAGAGGGTGGCACTGAGTTACGAGAAGCCCATTCCCAGGCCATGCTCGTTCCTGGCACGCCAGCCTGCCTTGGAGGTCACATGCTATGCCACGTTCTGTTCTTGTGACCTGGCTTCCCTGGGCACTGCCCCAAGGGAGCCGGCCACCTTGCCGAGGCTGAGGACCGGGACGCCTCGCCAGGCACTGACTCCCGGCCCTCTGCCACCGCCTCCTCCTCTTTGCAGCTGAATTCCCAAGACAGCCCCAGGAAACAGGACTCCACAGCACCCTCGtctacctcttcctcctctgacccCATCCTGGACTTCAACATCTCCCTGGCCGTGGCCAAAGAGAGGGCTCACCAGAAACGCAGCAACAAGCGGGCTCCGCAGATGGACTGGAGCAAGAAAAACGAACTCTTCAGCAACTTCTGAGTGTCCTCCTGCGGGCACCAGGGAAAGCTGGTGCGACTGGgccagcccccctgccccacccgagccagctccctctccctcctccccactcactcccCTCCCTAATCTACACACAAATCAGCACCAGCGTCCCTCCTCTATCGGTGAATCTGATTTTTCTAGAGAACCGTGCTCTTCCCTTACCTAGGGGAAGGTCAATGTTTCCAACCTGCCCCAGTCAGCAAGCAGACTCTGGCCCACGTCTCCTGCGTGCTTCGGCCTACCAGGGGCACCCTCACCACACCCCTGGGACCTCAGTGAAACCCATACCAAGCAAGGACCTGGGGACAGGCAAGAGGTCCTGTTCTTTCACGACCCCAAGTGATGAGTCAAAGGTTAATCAAGGACTGCTGATTACAGCAACGCTGTGGAATGGACAGGGGCCCGTCGTTCTCAGAGCTGTGGCTGGGGCATTTacttttgttcatttgattttttttttttttttttttgagtgcagTACCACAGACAGAGTTTAGagggatttttgtttccttgattAACATGATTTTCCAGGTTGTTGCATCCAGGATATAGCAGCAACCTTAGCCTTAAACTTTGTTTTTGCTCCTActacactccccccccccccaccaccaccaccgggaGCCCCGGGCAACATGGGGAGGGTCTGGCCACCTCCTGCCCAGCCACCCCACTGTAAGGAAACTCCCATCAGAAATTCAACTGGCTTCCAAACCGCCTTGGCCTCTGTGTCTTCTTTTAGAGCCCTGGGTAGCCTCTGGCTGACGGGGTAGGGTACAGCTGGACGGGAAGACAGTCCAGGGCTCTCTGACTCCAGGCCAGGGAACAGAATGTGGGCAGCTATAAATCAGAGGGCCTTGGGCCCTGCAGCTGCCTGAGCTTTGCACAAGTCCTGCCCCAGAGAAACAGTTGTAGGAAGTGGGAGGTAAGATCCACATAACCAGAAGGCTTTATGCAGTTTTAATTCAAGAGCGCTGAAACTGTGAATCCCAAATGGAGCTGCATTTGGAATAGAAGACTTGGCTTTGATCTTTCCACTCAGCCAGTGGGGTGCAGGATCCCCTGGAGTGGGCTGAGCTGGCACCAGATTTTCTATCTTATCTGGCCGTGGACAGGATTGGAGGGCAGCTCTCCAGGACTAGGGGAAAACAAACCCAGCCCACTGAGTCCCAGGACATGCCCTGTGTCAGGTGGGGTGGAAGGGACTTTCCA belongs to Acinonyx jubatus isolate Ajub_Pintada_27869175 chromosome E1, VMU_Ajub_asm_v1.0, whole genome shotgun sequence and includes:
- the NHERF1 gene encoding Na(+)/H(+) exchange regulatory cofactor NHE-RF1 codes for the protein MSADAAAGAPLPRLCCLEKGPNGYGFHLHGEKGKVGQFIRLVEPGSPAEKSGLLAGDRLVEVNGENVEKETHQQVVSRIRAALNAVRLLVVDPETDERLQKLGVQVREELLRAQDGPGQAEPPAATEAQGAGSENEPQAAAPEPREVEKSCPERHELRPRLCTMKKGANGYGFNLHSDKSKPGQFIRAVDPDSPAEASGLRAQDRIVEVNGVCMEGKQHADVVSAIKAGGDETKLLVVDKETDEFFKKCKVTPSQEHLNGPLPEPFTNGEIRKENSREVLAEVASESPRSALARSTSSDTSEELNSQDSPRKQDSTAPSSTSSSSDPILDFNISLAVAKERAHQKRSNKRAPQMDWSKKNELFSNF